The Panicum hallii strain FIL2 chromosome 9, PHallii_v3.1, whole genome shotgun sequence genome has a window encoding:
- the LOC112874947 gene encoding pentatricopeptide repeat-containing protein At5g52850, chloroplastic-like encodes MAALAVFRHQRRASSWAAAVADHARSGRHAAALTVFRRVLRAHPAVATSDQLAYTALLRCRDRRLAYQIHAQVCRRGLAASNPILACSLLAFYADCEDRDSATRVFDEMPHPDAVSYTAMISALLRAGDCHRALALYPRMLPLCAPTQHTFSKLLAACTSLRLRRHGTMLHAQLLRWGSWGPHLSLVLKTALLHMYAACGAMASARTVLHATPETDVVLWTAIITAYSRGGQLQPALQAFRDMERAAVPPNAFTYAALIAACSSAHSLHIGQLLHARLIKFRLQHDTSACNALLDLYSKSSTRFLDLLHAFCAVDTPNVVSWTAFIAGLVRHGRDQEAFAAFARMRATGVQPNSFTLSTLLKGCTSAQACQLAAKIHAYVLKTSFESLDAAVGNSLVDVYARSARMDDAWDVATTMSFVRDRFTYTSLAKGLNQIGLHHRALTMILHMFHEEVDIDGFSLACFLSAAATLASMEAGKQLHCCAVKLGLSHEVSVSNSLIDMYSRCKCLEDAKSTFRLIREPSVVSWNSIISGLASNGCHAEALLTFEDMILVGAQPDGVTFSVVLSACSYGGLVDIGIKHFNSMMNLFGVPPQKSHYTLFLDMLGQAGHLTKVARTIDSGAVQPDFVNLQDPVGILQAP; translated from the coding sequence ATGGCCGCGCTCGCCGTCTTCCGCCACCAACGCCGCGCCTCCTCttgggccgccgccgttgccgatCACGCGCGCtccggccgccacgccgccgcacTCACCGTCTTCCGCCGCGTCCTCCGAGCCCACCCCGCGGTCGCCACCTCCGACCAGCTCGCCTACACCGCCTTGCTCCGTTGCCGCGACCGCCGCCTGGCCTACCAGATACACGCCCAGGTGTGCCGTCGTGGCCTGGCCGCCTCCAACCCCATCCTCGCATGCTCCCTCCTCGCCTTCTACGCCGACTGCGAGGACAGGGACAGCGCCACCAGGGTGTTTGACGAAATGCCGCACCCGGACGCCGTGTCCTACACCGCCATGATCTccgccctcctccgcgccgggGACTGCCACCGTGCGCTCGCGCTCTACCCGCGCATGCTCCCTCTCTGCGCGCCCACTCAGCACACCTTCTCCAAGTTGCTCGCCGCCTGCACCTccctgcgcctgcgccgccacGGCACCATGCTCCACGCACAGCTCCTCCGCTGGGGCAGCTGGGGTCCCCACCTCAGCCTGGTCCTCAAGACCGCGCTCCTCCACATGTACGCCGCCTGTGGCGCCATGGCTTCCGCACGCACTGTGCTCCACGCCACGCCTGAAACCGACGTCGTGCTCTGGACGGCCATCATCACTGCCTACTCGCGGGGTGGCCAGCTCCAGCCTGCTCTGCAGGCGTTCCGTGACATGGAACGCGCCGCGGTGCCACCCAATGCCTTCACCTACGCCGCCCTCATCGCTGCCTGCTCCTCAGCCCACTCGCTGCACATTGGACAGCTGCTCCATGCCCGCCTCATCAAGTTTCGTCTGCAGCATGACACCTCTGCCTGCAATGCACTATTGGACTTGTACAGCAAGTCCTCCACACGTTTCCTTGATTTGCTGCATGCTTTCTGCGCGGTCGACACACCCAACGTGGTGTCCTGGACTGCCTTCATCGCTGGACTCGTGCGCCATGGCAGGGACCAAGAGGCGTTTGCAGCATTTGCTCGCATGCGAGCTACCGGGGTGCAACCCAACTCCTTCACCCTGTCCACTCTTCTGAAAGGCTGCACCTCCGCACAGGCATGTCAACTCGCTGCAAAAATCCATGCGTATGTGCTTAAGACTAGCTTTGAGTCATTGGACGCGGCTGTCGGGAACTCGTTGGTTGATGTGTATGCAAGATCTGCAAGAATGGACGACGCTTGGGATGTGGCAACCACAATGTCCTTCGTTAGGGACAGATTCACATACACGAGCCTAGCCAAAGGGCTGAATCAGATAGGGCTTCACCACAGGGCACTCACGATGATACTTCACATGTTCCATGAGGAGGTTGATATCGATGGTTTCAGCCTAGCTTGCTTCCTTTCCGCTGCTGCGACCTTGGCATCCATGGAGGCTGGGAAGCAGCTGCACTGCTGCGCAGTGAAGTTGGGATTGAGCCATGAGGTATCTGTCTCCAACAGCCTTATCGACATGTACAGCAGGTGCAAGTGTCTGGAGGATGCTAAGAGTACTTTCCGGTTAATCAGGGAACCCAGTGTTGTTTCCTGGAATTCTATTATCTCCGGGCTGGCATCTAACGGTTGTCACGCTGAAGCTTTGTTGACTTTTGAAGACATGATTTTGGTTGGCGCTCAGCCTGATGGGGTCACTTTCTCAGTTGTGCTTTCCGCCTGCAGTTATGGTGGCTTAGTTGACATTGGAATCAAACATTTCAACTCTATGATGAATCTGTTTGGTGTCCCCCCACAAAAGAGCCACTACACATTGTTTCTGGATATGCTGGGACAAGCAGGGCATCTTACAAAGGTGGCACGCACCATCGACTCAGGGGCTGTTCAGCCAGACTTTGTCAATTTACAGGACCCAGTTGGCATTCTGCAAGCTCCATAA